The following is a genomic window from Burkholderia cepacia ATCC 25416.
GCGTGCCTTCGAGCATCCGCGTGACATACGACGATGCCGGGCCGTCGCCGAGCCGTGACAGCCGTTCGGCTTCCATCCCGTCGCGCTGCAATTCGCTGAAGCTCGTGACGCTCCAGACGGCCGCATCGATCCCCCAGTCGTCCTTCAGCATCCGCTGCGCGGCGAGCACTTCGCCGAGAATCGCACCCGCGCCGAGCAACTGCACGCGCGCGGTCGCGTTCGACTCGGCCGGCAGCCGGTGCATGCCCTTCAGGATGCCTTCGCGACGCGCGGCCGGATCGTCGCCGGGCATCGACGGCTGCGCGTAGTTCTCGTTCATGACGGTCACGTAATAGAACACGTCGCGCTGCTGCTCGACCATCTCGCGCATGCCGGCATCGACGATCGTCGCGACTTCGTACGCGAACGCCGGGTCGTACGCGCGGCAGTTCGGAATCGTCGACGCCGCGAGATGGCTGCTGCCGTCCTGGTGCTGCAGGCCCTCGCCGCCGAGCGTCGTGCGGCCCGACGTCGCGCCGACGAGGAAGCCGCGCGAGCGCTGGTCGGCAGCCGCCCAGATCAGGTCGCCGATGCGCTGGAAACCGAACATCGAGTAGTAGATGTAGAACGGCAGCATCGGCAGGTCGTGCACGCTGTACGACGTCGCCGCGGCGATCCACGACGACACCGCGCCGGCTTCCGAAATCCCTTCCTCGAGAATCTGCCCGCGCGTGTCCTCGCGGTAGTAGAGCATCGAGCCGAGATCCTCGGGTTCGTAGCGCTGGCCGAGCGGCGAGTAGATGCCGACCTGCCGGAACAGGCTCGCCATGCCGAACGTGCGTGCTTCGTCGGCCACGATCGGCACGATGCGCGGGCCGAGCTCGCGATCCTTGATCAACGCGGCAAGCATGCGCACGAGTGCCATCGTCGTCGACATCTCGCGGCCGGCCGCTTCCAGCGCGAACGCCCCCCAGGCCGGCATCGAAGGGACGGTCAGCCCCTTCGATGCCGCCATCCGCCTTCTGGGCAGATAGCCTCCCAGGGCAGCCCGGCGGGCATGCAGGTAACGCATTTCCGGGCTGTCTTCCGCTGGTTTGTAAAACTTCAACTGCTCGACGTCGCCGTCCGACAGCGGCAACCGGAAGCGGTCGCGGAACGCCTTCAGGTCGTCGACGTCGAGTTTCTTCTGCTGGTGGGTCGTCATCCGGCCCTGGCCGGCCGCACCCATCCCGTAACCCTTCATCGTCTTCGCGAGGATCACGGTCGGCTGGCCGCGATGGGCGAGCGCGCGCGCATATGCGGCGTGCAGCTTGCGTGCATCGTGGCCGCCGCGGCGCAGGCGGTCGATTTCGGCGTCGGTGAGCTGCGCGGCAAGCGCCTCGAGCGCCGGGTCGCGGCTGAAGAAGCGCGCGCGGTTGTACGCGCCGTCGTTCGCGGAGAAGGTCTGGAACTGGCCGTCGACGGTATCGGCGAACGCGCGCGCGAGTGCGCCCGCGTGATCGCGTGCGAACAGCGGATCCCAGTCGGAACCCCACAGCACCTTGATCGTGTTCCAGCCGGCGCCGGCGAACAGCGCCTCGAGTTCGTCGATCACGCGGCCGTTGCCGCGCACCGGGCCGTCGAGCCGCTGCAGGTTGCAGTTGATCACGAACACGAGGTTGTCGAGCCCCTCGCGGGCGGCGAGCGACAGCGCGCCGAGCGATTCGGGCTCGTCCATCTCGCCGTCGCCGAAGAAGCCCCACACGGTGCGGCCGGCGGTGTTCGCGAGCCCGCGATGCTGCAGGTAGCGCATGAAGCGCGCCTGGTAGATCGCGTTGATCGGGCCGATGCCCATCGAGCCGGTCGGGAACTGCCAGAAGTCGGGCATCAGCCACGGGTGCGGATACGAACACAGCCCGGGCCCGGCGATTTCACGGCGATAGTGCGTGAGATGGTCTTCGCCGAGAAAGCCTTCGAGATACGCACGTGCATAGACGCCCGGCGACGAATGCGGCTGGAAGTACACGAGATCGCCGCCGGGGCCGCTTTCATGGCCCGCGCCGGCCGGTGCCGCGCGGAAGAAGTGGTTGAAGCCGACTTCGAACAGGTCGGATGCCGACGCGTAGCTCGCGATGTGGCCGCCGAGCTCGCCGTACGCCCGGTTCGCGCGCACGACCATCGCGAGCGCGTTCCAGCGCAGTGCCGCGGACAGCCGTTCCTCGAGATCGGCGTCGCCCGGATAGGGCGGCTGCTCGTGCGCGGCGATCGTGTTCACGTACGGCGTGACCGGGCCGCGCGGCGCCGCGAGCCCGCGGGTGTGCGCATGCGCGGCGAGCCGGCCGAGCAGGTATTGGGCGCGCTCCTTGCCGACGTGCGCGACGACGGCGTCGAGCGCCTCCAGCCATTCGGCGGTTTCTTCAGGGTCGGCGTCGGCGTGAGCGGCGCCCGCGCGCCGCGTGGCATCGATACCGTTCGACAGGTCCGTCATCGCAGGTCTCCCGCGCGCCGGTTCGGAGCGGCGCGCATCAGTGGCAATCGGTCGGATCATGCTACCCGCCGATCCGCAAAATATGCGTCTGATTTCATTGGGATTTCGCTCGCCGATAGTGTAAATATTCCGGTTGTGGCCACTCTTCCGGAATATTTCGACCATGAGTTCAAACCCGCGGCGGCTCGACCGCATCGACATCGGCATCCTGAACCAGCTGCAGCAGAACGCGCGGATCACGAACGCGGAACTCGCGCGTGCGGTGAACCTGTCGGCCACGCCGTGCTTCAACCGCGTGCGCGCGCTGGAGAAGCTCGGGCTGTTCCGGCAGCAGGTCACGCTGCTCGACCCCGAGCCGCTCGGGCTGCGGATCAACGTGTTCATCCAGGTCAGCCTCGAGAAGCAGGTCGAGGACGCGCTGCAGCGCTTCGAGGAAGCGATCTCGCAGCGGCCCGAGGTGATGGAGTGCTACCTGATGTCGGGCGACGCCGACTACCTGCTGCGCGTCGTGATGCCCGACATGCGCACGCTCGAGCGTTTCATCATCGAGCGCCTGACGACGATCCCCGGCGTATCGAACATCCGGTCGAGCTTCGCGCTGAAGCAGGTGCGCTACAAGACCGCGCTGCCGTTGCCGGCGTCCGGACTGACGCTCGTCGATCCGGACGAGGCGGCATCCGACTGGAGCTGAGCGGGGAGCCGCAGGCGCCCCTGCGCGGTTTCCGACTGCAATCGGAACCATGACAAAGCGCCGACGATTGCCCGACACCGTCGAAAGGCGCCGCGTGCGGCGCGACGGATCGCTGCCGCAGCGGCGTGCAGGGCGCTTGCATCGTCACGACGCCGCGCGGCACGATCGCGTATGCTCGTCCCGTCAGCGGCAACGGCGGCTGCCGTTGTCGGATCAATCGTGTGACGACCGATCAACGAGCGAGGGCATGATGGCTAGACAGACGATGGCGGAATACCTGGCGAAGACGCTGGCGGCAGCGGGCGTCGAGCGTATCTGGGGCGTGACGGGCGACAGCCTGAACGGCCTGTCGTTCAGCTTGAGCCAGATCGGCTCGATCCGCTGGATGCATACGCGGCACGAGGAAAGCGCCGCGTTCGCGGCCGGCGCGGATGCCGCGTCGACCGGGCGGCTCGCGGTGTGCGCGGGCAGTTGCGGCCCCGGCAACCTGCACCTGATCAACGGCCTCTACGACTGCCACCGCAATCATCAGCCGGTACTCGCGATCGCCGCGCACATCCCGTCGACCGAGATCGGCCTCGGCTACTTCCAGGAAACGCATCCGCAGGAGCTGTTCCGCGAGTGCAGCCACTTCGCGGAACTCGTGACGAACGCATCGCAGTTCCCGCGCGTGCTCGCGCGCGCGATGCGCACCGCGATCGACGAGCGCGGCGTCGCGGTGATCGTGCTGCCGGGCGACATCGCGCTGGGCGACGGCCCGGACGAAGCGCCGGCCTGGAGCGAATCGGCGCCGCCGTCGATCCTGCCGGCCGACGCCGATCTCGATCGGCTCGCGGCGCTGCTCAACGCGTCCGACGCGGTCACGCTGCTGTGCGGCAGCGGCACGCAGGGCGCGCACGACGAGGTGGTCGCGCTGGCCGACACGCTCGGCGCGCCGGTCGTGCATGCGCTGCGCGGCAAGCAGTTCGTCGAATGGGACAACCCGTTCGACGTCGGGATGACGGGGCTGATCGGCTTCAGCTCGGGCTATCACGCGATGGAATCGTGCGACACGCTGCTGATGCTCGGCACGGATTTCCCGTACCGGCCGTTCTATCCGTCGAACGCGAAGGTCGTGCAGATCGACTGGAAAGGCTCGCAGCTCGGCCATCGCGCACCGCTCGCGCTGGGTCTCGTCGGCACCGTGAAGGAAACGATCGCGGCGCTGCTGCCGCGCCTGACGCGCAAGACGCAGCGGCGTTTCCTCGAGAATGCGCTGAAGCACTACGCGACCGCGCGCAAGGGGCTCGACGATCTCGCGGTGGCCGAGCCGCCAGGCCGCGCGATTCATCCGCAATACCTGACGAAGATCGTCGACGAAGTCGCAGCGGAGGACGCGATCTTCACGGCCGACGTCGGCACGCCGACGTTGTGGGCCGCGCGCTACCTGACGATGAACGGCAAGCGGCAACTGCATGGTTCGTTCAATCACGGCTCGATGGCGAATGCGATGCCGCAGGCGCTCGGTGCGCAGGGCGCGCATCCGGGGCGGCAGGTGGTGTCGCTGTCCGGCGACGGCGGGCTGTCGATGCTGCTCGGCGACCTGCTCACCGCACGCCAGCTCAAGCTGCCGGTCAAGATCGTCGTGTACAACAACAGCCTGCTCGGCTTCGTGTCGATGGAGCTGAAGGCG
Proteins encoded in this region:
- the mdeB gene encoding alpha-ketoglutarate dehydrogenase, coding for MTDLSNGIDATRRAGAAHADADPEETAEWLEALDAVVAHVGKERAQYLLGRLAAHAHTRGLAAPRGPVTPYVNTIAAHEQPPYPGDADLEERLSAALRWNALAMVVRANRAYGELGGHIASYASASDLFEVGFNHFFRAAPAGAGHESGPGGDLVYFQPHSSPGVYARAYLEGFLGEDHLTHYRREIAGPGLCSYPHPWLMPDFWQFPTGSMGIGPINAIYQARFMRYLQHRGLANTAGRTVWGFFGDGEMDEPESLGALSLAAREGLDNLVFVINCNLQRLDGPVRGNGRVIDELEALFAGAGWNTIKVLWGSDWDPLFARDHAGALARAFADTVDGQFQTFSANDGAYNRARFFSRDPALEALAAQLTDAEIDRLRRGGHDARKLHAAYARALAHRGQPTVILAKTMKGYGMGAAGQGRMTTHQQKKLDVDDLKAFRDRFRLPLSDGDVEQLKFYKPAEDSPEMRYLHARRAALGGYLPRRRMAASKGLTVPSMPAWGAFALEAAGREMSTTMALVRMLAALIKDRELGPRIVPIVADEARTFGMASLFRQVGIYSPLGQRYEPEDLGSMLYYREDTRGQILEEGISEAGAVSSWIAAATSYSVHDLPMLPFYIYYSMFGFQRIGDLIWAAADQRSRGFLVGATSGRTTLGGEGLQHQDGSSHLAASTIPNCRAYDPAFAYEVATIVDAGMREMVEQQRDVFYYVTVMNENYAQPSMPGDDPAARREGILKGMHRLPAESNATARVQLLGAGAILGEVLAAQRMLKDDWGIDAAVWSVTSFSELQRDGMEAERLSRLGDGPASSYVTRMLEGTHGPVVAATDYVRAVPELIRAYVPRRYVTLGTDGFGRSDTRDALRAFFEVDRASIVLAALKALADDGELDAAVVRDARERLGKTSPPGVAPWQR
- a CDS encoding Lrp/AsnC family transcriptional regulator; translated protein: MSSNPRRLDRIDIGILNQLQQNARITNAELARAVNLSATPCFNRVRALEKLGLFRQQVTLLDPEPLGLRINVFIQVSLEKQVEDALQRFEEAISQRPEVMECYLMSGDADYLLRVVMPDMRTLERFIIERLTTIPGVSNIRSSFALKQVRYKTALPLPASGLTLVDPDEAASDWS
- the poxB gene encoding ubiquinone-dependent pyruvate dehydrogenase produces the protein MARQTMAEYLAKTLAAAGVERIWGVTGDSLNGLSFSLSQIGSIRWMHTRHEESAAFAAGADAASTGRLAVCAGSCGPGNLHLINGLYDCHRNHQPVLAIAAHIPSTEIGLGYFQETHPQELFRECSHFAELVTNASQFPRVLARAMRTAIDERGVAVIVLPGDIALGDGPDEAPAWSESAPPSILPADADLDRLAALLNASDAVTLLCGSGTQGAHDEVVALADTLGAPVVHALRGKQFVEWDNPFDVGMTGLIGFSSGYHAMESCDTLLMLGTDFPYRPFYPSNAKVVQIDWKGSQLGHRAPLALGLVGTVKETIAALLPRLTRKTQRRFLENALKHYATARKGLDDLAVAEPPGRAIHPQYLTKIVDEVAAEDAIFTADVGTPTLWAARYLTMNGKRQLHGSFNHGSMANAMPQALGAQGAHPGRQVVSLSGDGGLSMLLGDLLTARQLKLPVKIVVYNNSLLGFVSMELKAAGYLDTNVDLSPTDFAAIAKGAGIFSVRVEHSENVEEALRTAFAHDGPAVVDVVTSKYELAMPPKIELAHAKGFSLFMLRAILSGRGDEIVELARTNLR